The Antarcticibacterium sp. 1MA-6-2 genome has a window encoding:
- a CDS encoding YihY/virulence factor BrkB family protein, translated as MIRLKTFWRLLRRAYGSWVNNDPWAESAIIAYYTIFSLPSLLIIVVTIAGYFFGRDAVQGRISDQIAEFVGNDAATAVESMISSAWINNNSTWAVIFGVAILLFGATGVFFRLKIAMNNIWNVAAKKENFGRMIMDRVISFGMVLAIGFLLLLALLISTAVKFLGEYISSSAPLLTSLGLDFVNYILSFIFITFLFGAIFKLLPDVVIKWKITLLGASLTTVLFLIGEFLISYYFGQSNPGSVYGGASSIILILLWVNYTCLILFFGAEFTVQYALYKNESIRPNRFGQLSHLQGN; from the coding sequence ATGATTCGGTTAAAAACATTTTGGCGACTGCTAAGAAGGGCCTATGGGAGTTGGGTTAATAATGATCCATGGGCAGAAAGTGCTATTATTGCGTATTACACAATATTTTCTTTGCCTTCACTTCTTATCATTGTAGTAACTATAGCGGGTTATTTCTTCGGAAGGGATGCTGTACAGGGAAGGATTAGTGATCAAATAGCTGAGTTTGTAGGTAATGATGCCGCGACTGCTGTAGAATCTATGATTAGCAGTGCCTGGATCAATAATAACTCAACCTGGGCAGTAATATTTGGGGTGGCTATTTTACTTTTTGGTGCAACAGGAGTATTTTTTAGGCTTAAGATCGCAATGAATAATATCTGGAATGTCGCTGCAAAAAAGGAGAATTTTGGCAGGATGATAATGGATAGGGTGATTTCTTTTGGTATGGTACTCGCCATTGGCTTTCTTTTGCTACTGGCATTGCTAATTTCGACCGCTGTGAAATTTTTGGGAGAATATATTTCCTCTTCTGCTCCTCTTCTTACTTCTTTAGGATTGGATTTTGTAAACTATATTTTATCATTCATTTTCATTACTTTTTTGTTTGGTGCAATATTTAAGCTCCTTCCCGATGTTGTTATAAAATGGAAGATCACATTATTGGGTGCTTCTTTAACTACTGTTTTGTTTTTAATAGGTGAGTTTCTCATTAGTTATTACTTTGGGCAGAGTAATCCCGGATCGGTTTACGGGGGTGCATCTTCTATAATTTTAATACTACTATGGGTAAATTATACCTGTCTTATTTTGTTCTTCGGCGCAGAATTTACTGTACAGTATGCTTTATATAAGAACGAATCTATTCGACCAAACAGATTTGGGCAGCTTAGCCATTTACAAGGAAATTGA
- a CDS encoding DinB family protein → MTPAQLDKLDYPEYYQKYIRLLPQDDLLDLLSSQAAEMKEFISKLTNNDLKYSYAEGKWTVGQVLQHMLDNERIFQYRALCIARKDQSQLPGYDQDAYVSNSLIEERTTEDFKEEFEVVRNSGILLFKNFNEKMLRLRGSSNGYPLSTAAAGFIIVGHEKHHLNLFRSSYNL, encoded by the coding sequence ATGACACCTGCGCAACTTGATAAATTAGATTATCCGGAATACTATCAAAAATACATACGTCTTCTGCCTCAGGATGATTTGCTGGATCTTTTAAGTTCCCAGGCTGCAGAGATGAAGGAATTTATAAGCAAATTAACCAACAATGATCTTAAGTATTCTTATGCGGAAGGAAAGTGGACAGTAGGGCAGGTGCTGCAGCATATGTTGGACAATGAAAGAATTTTTCAATATAGAGCATTGTGTATCGCCAGGAAAGACCAATCCCAATTGCCGGGATACGACCAGGACGCTTACGTTTCCAATTCACTAATAGAGGAGCGTACAACTGAAGATTTTAAAGAGGAATTTGAGGTGGTACGTAATTCCGGAATTTTACTTTTTAAAAACTTTAATGAAAAAATGCTAAGATTAAGAGGTTCCTCCAACGGTTATCCTTTAAGTACAGCTGCAGCCGGATTTATAATTGTTGGTCATGAAAAGCATCATTTAAACCTTTTTAGATCAAGTTATAATTTATGA